One genomic window of Quercus lobata isolate SW786 chromosome 9, ValleyOak3.0 Primary Assembly, whole genome shotgun sequence includes the following:
- the LOC115962309 gene encoding abasic site processing protein HMCES — MCGRARCTLRADDIPRACYRNNSSVRNLHMDRYRPSYNVSPGHHLPVVRREQGSSSSASAAGAAAAASESDAVVVHCMKWGLIPSFTKKSDKPDHYKMFNARSESISEKASFRRLIPKNRCLVAVEGFYEWKKDGQKKQPYYIHFKDGRPLVFAALYDAWENSEGEILYTFTILTTSSSSALQWLHDRMPVILGDKVSTDTWLNGSSSSKFDNMLKPYEETTDLVWYPVTPAMGKPSFDGPECINEIKLKIEGSNPITKFFSTKAAKKEESSNLEEKNSCAESFKTDPPKSFKKEPETQDNTAFSSFTEKGDQDSRSNPISKFFSTKGIKEEESNSEEKKSSAEYFMTDPPKTKSFKKEPDTEDNKALSFFTGKGDQDSTSSVVHSQDGPAKCQLKRDYEEFNADLEKNNDETSKLCSTPARKKGNPKDCSDKQPTLFSYFGKS; from the exons ATGTGTGGGAGAGCTCGTTGTACTCTGAGAGCTGATGACATTCCTAGGGCTTGTTACCGCAACAACTCCTCAGTTCGTAATCTTCACATGGACCG GTACCGTCCATCCTACAACGTTTCACCGGGACATCATTTGCCGGTTGTTCGTAGAGAACaaggatcatcatcatcagcatcTGCTGctggtgctgctgctgctgcttctGAATCAGATGCTGTTGTTGTTCATTGTATGAAATGGGGACTCATTCCCAGCTTCACTAAAAAATCTGACAAACCTGATCACTACAAGATG TTTAATGCCCGATCTGAGTCAATAAGTGAAAAGGCTTCTTTCCGTCGTTTAATCCCTAAAAACCGGTGCCTTGTAGCAGTAGAAGG ATTCTACGAGTGGAAAAAAGATGGACAAAAAAAGCAGCCATACTACATCCATTTCAAGGATGGCAGGCCTCTTGTGTTTGCAGCTCTTTATGATGCATGGGAAAATTCAGAAG GTGAGATCCTCTACACGTTTACAATTCTcactacttcttcttcttcagcatTACAGTGGCTGCATG ACAGGATGCCTGTTATTTTGGGTGATAAGGTATCAACTGATACATGGCTAAATGGTTCTTCATCTTCCAAGTTTGATAACATGCTTAAACCATACGAAGAAACAACTGATTTG GTGTGGTACCCAGTAACACCTGCAATGGGTAAGCCATCTTTTGATGGACCAGAATGCATCAATGAG ATAAAATTAAAGATAGAGGGCAGCAATCCAATCACTAAATTTTTCTCAACAAAAGCAGCTAAAAAAGAAGAGTCATCAAACTTAGAGGAGAAAAACTCTTGTGCAGAATCTTTCAAGACTGATCCACCAAAAAGCTTTAAAAAAGAGCCTGAGACTCAGGACAATACGGCATTTTCATCCTTCACTGAAAAAGGTGACCAGGACTCAAGGAGCAATCCAATCTCCAAGTTTTTCTCAACAAAGggaattaaagaagaagaatcaaaCTCAGAGGAGAAAAAGTCTTCTGCCGAATATTTCATGACTGatccaccaaaaacaaaaagctttAAAAAAGAGCCTGATACTGAGGACAACAAAGCGCTTTCATTCTTCACTGGAAAAGGTGACCAAGACTCAACATCTAGTGTTGTACATTCTCAAGATGGACCAGCCAAGTGCCAACTGAAGCGGGACTATGAGGAGTTTAATGCTGATTTAgagaaaaataatgatgaaactAGCAAGCTATGCTCTACTCCGGCAAGGAAGAAGGGAAACCCGAAGGATTGTAGTGATAAACAACCCACCCTATTTTCGTACTTTGGTAAAAGCTAG
- the LOC115959008 gene encoding uncharacterized protein LOC115959008, with the protein MLSLTKHIQALAPCLRSASQQVRWARTDTGTSRRPRRPALAPALAKKAGEKNSEWWVVDGEMHEVGDHVPPRERFVIPRDNIPNKRRKQLREQFMRRTRLIIKEAEHEPWCNKYMQLYQELRENWERLYWDEGYSKKIAQDHANYESAEDDDQDFSPYRSRRSAAEPMKDQGFGRNRQGDNWERVSQIRDKFEFDREKRMRDKAFAPMNGGTASELPDTNSWKQPFDAQRYFSHSESD; encoded by the exons ATGCTCTCCCTGACCAAACATATCCAGGCCTTAGCCCCATGCCTGCGCTCTGCTTCCCAGCAAGTCCGATGGGCCCGGACTGACACGGGCACATCTAGGAGGCCTAGACGGCCAGCTCTGGCCCCGGCACTAGCAAAGAAGGCGGGTGAGAAAAATTCAGAGTGGTGGGTAGTGGACGGTGAAATGCATGAGGTTGGTGATCATGTGCCTCCACGTGAGCGCTTTGTGATCCCAAGGGACAACATTCCCAATAAGCGCCGCAAGCAGCTCCGGGAGCAGTTCATGCGCCGCACTCGCCTCATCATCAAGGAAGCG GAGCATGAGCCCTGGTGCAACAAGTACATGCAATTGTATCAGGAGCTTAGAGAGAATTGGGAGAGGTTGTACTGGGATGAAGGCTACTCCAAGAAAATTGCACAAGATCATGCTAACTACGAGTCCGCCGAAGATGATGATCAAGATTTTTCTCCTTATAG GAGCAGGCGATCAGCTGCTGAGCCAATGAAG GACCAGGGTTTTGGGAGGAACAGGCAAGGTGATAATTGGGAAAGGGTCAGCCAAATTCGGGATAAGTTTGAATTTGACAGGGAGAAAAGAATGAGAGATAAAG CATTTGCACCCATGAATGGAGGAACTGCTTCTGAGTTACCTGATACAAACTCTTGGAAGCAACCATTTGATGCTCAGAGATACTTTTCGCATAGTGAAAGTGATTGA